The Gossypium hirsutum isolate 1008001.06 chromosome D02, Gossypium_hirsutum_v2.1, whole genome shotgun sequence region aTTAGATATGATCAACTATTTAAATCCAAGTTACATCACAAGATTGAGCTTACTTTATGGACCCCTCTTAACTTTTCATCTTTAAACCATGCTAATACTTCATCTTCTGATTTGGATCCTTCTATTAAGCAAGTCTGGTGATTGCAACATATACAAGTTAAATGGTACTCCctttacataatttcatataaaaataccAATAATTTTTGGCAGGATAAAAATTCTTACAGCTATTAGAGAATCAAACGAATAATGTTTGATGTATACATTTGGAAATTTGTCGGATCTcttcttaagcaatttaaaataagtattaaCGACCTGCATGTAATATTAATCATTAATATCATTAATATATCttcaatcaaaatattaaattgtaGAACTATTCACTTTGAAGATGAGTAAAACATAAtactaattataattataaaaatgataacaATATACGAATTAAAAAGCTAAGTTATGGTTCAATCACGTAATAAGTAATTACCGAATCATCGATATAGTACTCTAGTAGTGTTTCATCACAATGAGGCACCATGAGTAAAGGTGTTAGTTTCTCGCCCATTAATTGAAATTCCTTGTCCCTTCCAATTTTCTTTCTGTGAaaagtaaattttaatttatagttAGATTTTCCATGAAACATAAACTCTAATATATATAGGTAGATTATAATGATCACTTCTTATTCCGATATTAACTAATTAAAACTAGCAACATACCCGCTCAACTCACTCCTTTTCCATCTATTTAATCGTTTTTTCTCCTTGTTTGTAAAGCTTGAGACTAAATATGTCCGAACATCCTTATAAGAACAAGAAGTTAGAATTCGTAATGTAAGAACACTAATATatgaataaaaagtaaaagaatgTATATAAAAAACATTGAAATAAAGTATGAACCTCTCTACACCATGACCCTTGCTTCCTCAATGTTGTCTCATCATCAGACTCGGAAGATGAGCTTTGAAATCGATCCAATTGATTACTGTTGAATGGTGGTTCATCATATGGAATTCCAATTGCGGCAGCAATGTTGCTTCCATGATTAGTTTCTGTATCAAGAAATTTTGCTTAACAATGGAGTGAGCCATTGCCAAATGTTAAAGGAAACCATTGTTTAAGTAGTTTTGGATTTGTCTCCACTACTAGTTTCTCCATAAGAACTTACTTCCTATTGACGATTCCAACCTATCTCGATTGCAAACCGAAGCTTCCATGATCTCTGCTTTTTCACCAACAGACTCTGAAGAAGAACATTGTGGCTCCATCCAATTGTCAAAAGATAGACTACCATCTGGCATTTCAACAGTTCAATTGATACCAAGTTTAAGTAGCAAAACAGATAATAATGGCAAGTATGGTTCAAATACCATTTTTGTTGAAATCACTAGCAATGTCTCCATTACTACTAGCTTTTTCATGAGGCCGGTTTTTGAAAACTTTTACAGTAGGAGTGTCATTCtcttccatctttcttttccttttatccTGTGAAATGAAAATGCATTAATGTAATCAATCTTTTGAAATTCTTAGACATGTTGTAGGAAAAAGAATTCAATGGATATTAGTACCATATTTTGCATGGGTTCATGATGTTCTCCATCATCTGTGATAGAAATGAATTCATATAAGTGAAAACTTGATGCAACTCTAAAAAGTAGACCCTCTATTGAAGTGTAGGAAAATAGAATGATAAACTCTAGCTAAACAAAAAGGTCTAAACAAAGTCAAAGTTAGACTTACTTTCTTTTGTAGACTCCAACCAATTTTGACTGCATACCAGAGCTTCCATGCTCTCAGGGTCTAAGCTACTGTAGGCTGGATTTATGGTCATAGCACTAATATTCGAACATGGTGAGGAAACTGATACTGGGATTGCGAGGAAATCACAAGCCATCTTTGCAAGTGTGGGGAACCTTTGAGAATTAACACGCCACCAACTAAGTATGTCTGCATCCGAGGGAAGCAAAGTCTCTTCTAAGTAACAGTCAAGCTCTGACTTCTGTGAAGCCACCTCTTTAACATTGCTTGCAGATGCAAATTTACTGAAGTAGCTCACAATACAATCTTTCGTGGTCTCTGCTGTTAAAGAATTGGAATCATCCAAGACTGAAGATGATGCACTCAGATTTTTGGCTTCATTAGCATACTCAAAGTAAACATCCATGAGAACTTTACGAAATCTTATCAGCTTCATCATACTTTCAAGATCATAGGTCTCATTACATGAGGATCTAAACTTTAACCTTGGATCAAGAGCAGCTGCAATAGTGAAAGCCACATTACATAAGCTCCAATAGTTGTCAAATTTCCTCTTCATCAATCTGACAAACGGATGATTGCTCTTTTTTAGTTGACCAAATTCCTCATATATGTTGCAGAGCTTCGGGAAGTACAAATTTGCAGTAAGGGATTGAGTTCCTTTGATATCATCAAAACATTTGAAACAACTTTGTAGAGTTACTGCCTTCTCCCATTCCTCCTTTGATAGGTTTAGCATAAAATTGTCATCAATTTGCTCCAGCTTACAAAATATTTCTCTTGATCtcaaggcactatcaagtatgtCAGAGTCTGATTCCAGCTTGAAAGAAAGTTCGTGCCATGATTTCCCACCTTGTAGCTTCACTTGATTTACAGCTTCTTGAAAGTTCAGTTTTCCATGTGTTGTTTCAGTGACATATTCAATGGATTTCCATAACTTTGAAAGTATGCTATCCATCTCACGAAACCCATCCTCAAGAAGTGTGGAACTGATGAACCAATGAGCTGAAGAAAGGGAGCCCTGCTCACTAACACAATTTTCTCTTATCTGATGAACCATACCATCATTCAGAAAAGAGTTATCCACAGTTATGGAACATACTTTCTTACTTATATTCCACTCCGAAACAAAGCTCCGAATAATTCCACCTACTACCTTTGTGTCATATACATGCTCTAATTTCCTCAAGCCAAGAATCTTCATCTTTAGTTCCCAACCATCATCAATAAAATGTGCTATCAAACAACAATATGCAGTCTTTCCATGATTGTTCTTCCACAAACTTACTGTCAAATTTAATTTGCAAGCAAGCTGATCAAAATACAACTGAAGTTTCTCTCTCTCTTCGTTATAGATGCGATGTATGTCAGATAACAATATATCTCTGGATTGAAACTCATACATTGGCTGCAAACCTTTCACAAAATTCTTGAAGGCTTCTTGACCAGCCAGATCTAATGGATACTGATGCCTAATAACCATTTTCACAAGATCCAAGTGACTCCTTTCTTGATCAAACGTTGCGCTTCTTTCATTGGTATCAACTGGAAGTATCAACTGGCTTTCTTGATGTTGTTTTTTCTTACCAGGACATACTTTCGAGTGGTTATTCAAGTGTGTGGTTCCACTCTTACTTGACCCTGTAAGCTCCTTGGGGCAGTGTTTACATTTGGCTACTTGTTTTCCATGTTTTTCAAATTTATCAAAGTCCACCCAAACCTTTGACCACGACTTTCTCTGTTTGTTTCGTTTTGTTTCCACAATCTGAGAGTCATCATTGAAAATAATCTATGAAAAATGAGAATAATAAATCATGTATATTACTTTAtatgatttcaatattttatcCAAAGGGAAAATCTATTTGATGCTACATATATGTACAATATTTAAGCAGAAAATATGAATACGATGTTGAAAAGATATTCCACCAATATTGTAAAAAAGGTAACTAGATTTTCtgtgaaattaatttattaagctGCATTCTTGATGTAAGTTTTTCCTTATGGGTTTCTATGGAACTGATTATGTTAAAGAAAGACTAGATATCCAGTTTAGACAGACTAGATTTCCAGTCTATGACATTAACAAGGAAGAATAAATAATGACCTTGTTATAAGGCCCTTCTAGTGTGTTAAAAAGGAGCTGCAACAACCTTTGATGAAGAATGTATAGAAATCAGAGAGTCAAAATTAGGAACCGCCACTTCTTAGAGCAAATGGTATTATCATATTAGAACCATAAATGCTAACCCATAATTAATTCAGTGTTGAAATAATATAAGAATATATAAGGTAATGTATTTACCTGCTCAATATGCGCATTTATTTCTATTGCATGAATGTCCCTTGCTTCTTCAGCTATTTTCAAAGGCATTGCTGTGTTTGAAGATgtaggaatgcttgaaatggctTCTTCTTGGAACTTAATTTCGGGGCCTTGAACTTTTACTGTTACAAACGTTGTCTTCATATGTTTCAAGTCATGGAAGATACGAAGAGCTAAAGATTTTGATATTTCACTCTCAATTGGAGGCCAATAAAATTCTACGATATAAACTTCATCACTTGTGTGACGATTTTGTAGACAGATGGCAACAGCAACATCTATGTTACAATCCTTTAACATGAAATATCTTAAGTCTTCTACCTTTGTAAGAGATGGTTCAAAATGGTAGCCGTCCCTTGATTCAAATGCTTTCTCAAATGCTTGGAGGCCTCTAATCATGTATtcagaaacaaacataaattcaTAAGATTTCCTATCTTTCGCATAACAAGaaataatttggaaaaaaaaagcaTGTTTCTTGTTTGGATCTAAGATAGCTTCATTCATATTGTTAACCTTAGAAGCCCCTGTTAAAGCCAATGAAAGCttgtatttacaacataaattTTTTGATATGTCATGTATCTCGGCAAGTGCAGTTAATCGATTCAATATCAAACcctgtaaaattattaaataagaaacaattatcacaaacaaaatttgaaaatttgaaataacacTGTAAATGAAAAGAATTTTGACATTGtacttttaatttgataaagataattaaaattgaaaggtGACTTTTTTCAGTCAGTTATtcataaatttaaacaaattaaaaacataatgtcataattatacttattcaaataaatttgatttttcCTTACAGAAATAGGTATTCATAAGTTAAAGTtggattgaacaaaaaaaaattgaaagctcaTCTGAGTCAAGTCTAGGCTACCTATAATAGTTAAtgttactattttaaaaattaaaatagtttaaatatgAGTATATTAGCATTTAAACATGTACAAAGATAGACAATTTGCTTAGTCTTGGATAACGTGAATCTTAATAAggattaaataatttgaattaaaacttttaataataaagctaatatttttttattaaaaggtaTACTAAAATATAGTAGTTGAGAGTTGGCTCAAACTTGACTATTAATATCATCAATAATTTATTTACACAATTTATAATAATGAACaataaatattttgtatgaaacAAAAAAAGGAGGAGGTAAATGTAAAAGTAATACCTCTggaaaaggttgaagaggttgaGGAGGTAGAGGATTTGGATTGAAACCTACAAACATATTCCATTCAATGAAAATGCTATAATTCGTCAAATAAAGAAAGGACAAATGAATCAACTTTTATTAATTCAACTTATTACTAACCATGtcctaaatatatattttaacttaaaatattattaaactaataatatgtaaactataattaaaataaattaattttgtatcCGAGAAATTTTGGTTAAATGAATAAGTCAGTTAATTAATTTCaactaaatcaaattaattataaactatttttttaaatcctTTTCATTatcaattaaactttaattaatgattcaaaaaGTAGATTTTAATCGATATTTGAACATCCCTGTAAAAAGTCATGTAAGtggaaattttatatataatatcaaattttatatacatattatatcaagtttttatatataaacaaatatctACAATTTTATATACAAACTTAGTTGTCACTTGACTTCTCAACTTATTTTCCGACCTTAGTTtatcttatatttttaattttttataatttttatacttttttataatattttgtaattttttattaatttattaaaatttattattttctatatttttaaatatttttcatttttttacaatattttctttttgcaatttatataacttttaattttttaattttaatatttttgcaagtttttaattatttttatttttatttataataatcttATCATTTTTGTGCACTTTTCTATATTTTCAATaagttttttttgtaatttttatatttttgtatatttttataatgattataatttttattatttttaataaaaattagtttTCACCATGTGTCACAATCCTTCCATGCCATGTGATGAAAATAACACAAAAAGGTAACCATTACCATTTAACAATTGAccttaattttaacaaaaaaaatccttcaattaattaaattttaacatttaaaagctcgattgaatgaaaaaaaaagtataaaaagctaaaataatttattttaactcattttttagtaattttaaaataatttattttagtatgGATGTATCATATGATTGGTGATTAATATAgaaatttataagttttcaatacatcaaaaaaattgatatataatttaagattatttaaattgaattgaatcaaaaGCATATTGATGGAATCAATTCaattgtaaaattattatataattaaaaaaaaggaaaaaaaatacctTGTCCAAACTTATGGCTGGTGGAATTGGAATTGTAGTGTCCATCTTCAACTTTGGGTTTCCATGCCGATAAGAAAAACATTGGACATCCCTTGTAACCTAAAATCAAACACTCTTCTTCCTTCCCCATTATTTCTAACAAAATTTCACCCTCAACGCTAAAATTATCTTTCGTGTGGTTTAATGGAATTCGACTAAAGCCAGCCATTGAAAAGAGATGTTGCCATTCTGTCAAAGTTGGTTGCCGCCTAATTATATTATTACCTTCCCCTGCCTCCATGTTGCACTCCCACCCATACTTACAACCAAGATTATGGTGCAACTCCGCCCAGTAATCAACAGTCTTCAAGGAATACTGAAGTGAATCCTTGAAACATGTCAAGAAATTGGAGTGGGTATGATTAGAATAAAAGTCTAGCATGATTACAATCGTCGGATTTATCTCCTTCAATCTTACCAACTCTCTCTCCATTGCTTTTGCATCTCTTACCAACTTCTCAAGTTTAAATTTATAGTAAACCACCACCATTTCATCATCTCTTCTTCTTTTGAAATCTATTTCACATTCATCCACTTCTGCCAAACTATTGCCATAAACCACTTTCAACTCATCCTCCAACTTTACATTAACGGCATCCTTAGTCAAAAACTCCATTTGGCGTGAGAGATCTACATATTCTTTCAGAAATGGTGGAAGTATGTAACTTACACGGACGGATAGAGGATAGCCGAAGAAGTTCGGTAGTGTACGAAGAACTGAATTCTGAAACCTGTAGTAATACGGGATGGAGAAATCAATGAGATGCAATCGCCTGTTTCCCATCAAAGCATAACCGATAACCTTTTTTATGACGCCATTAATACGGCAGCTGTTATAATGATAATATGGTGCAGGATCCACCGGAAAAGCGAAGTAGGAAGAAGCGGGATGCAGTCCGTAGGCTCGGCGAACCAGAGCGTCCGCAAAGTATTTCACCACTATGGTTTGATATGAGTAGGGTCTCTTATCAGCAAGAATCAAGATGTAGTGAAGGCACGCATCGGCTCTTTTCAGATCCCCATCTTCAATAGCTTTAGCGCAGGATAGTAACAAATTCAAGGCGGTGTCGGAAAAAGAAGAAGCCATGAAAGAAGGTGAGATTCAACAGAGTTTGGGTAAAGCAGAAGAGAAATATGGTAGAAAAGAAAGTGAAAGCAGCAAGATGATCACTCAGGAAAAGCGCGTCATTGATCAGTCACGCGGCATACTCACTGTTTCTGTTTGGCTGgcttttcttcttttcaaattttagCTTCCACTTGGATATAATTATTTgccaaattatttttattctaaaataatattttaaaaactaaaagttaaataaaaggcatgatatttttttttaatttcacttgtaaaatttaaaaaaccataattaaaatattaaataataacttcTACGTTTTCTTTTTCTGCAAAAAGATTCACCCAAAGTTGAGTATATTTCCACACTTCCTCCCACGTTCCATCTTCTATTCATTTTCATTCACTTTCttttatttgcatttttattaaaaattaagataaatggATATTTTAATTATGACCTAATCTTGATTATATTTTCTACTTACCGGTTATCTTTTTTGCttaacaaatttatattttattatacttaaataataatattattagtaataATAGATAATAGTTCCATCCtccatgaaatataatttttttataaacaaaattaGTGGCTAaaagaattaatattttaaaccgcATTTTATTTTCACAATGTTTAAAGCTATTcttctttacaaaaaaaatattattttgttgttCCCAATTTTATAAGGAATAAGCTTTAATCACGaatggtaaaaagaaaaaaaatctctaaTCACGCATTGATCCAAAACCAAGTTCACTAGCGACGGCCCAAAGTAGCAAGGGGCGCTCTAGCCCAGAAGCCAGCGCCCTGAGTTTCATGCCGCGACCCCCTTTCATCAAGTCTCGACGTCATTACTCGTGTCTTGTGGGTCTGTTtgctattttaaaattaagatgaATGGTTACTTTTGTCTTTTTTAGTACTTAAGTGTAAACATGAGTTTGGATGAATGGTGCGTTTACTTgcgttagtgtaaaaataacagtgacggtgagattagatactataacaATATTATaatgtgaaagaaaaaataaattaaacacatCGCACCTCAACCCCCATCTAAACTCACACTAATTTATAACCTTAGTTTGAAGTTAGTTAACACTCCAGAAACTCTATAAATAGGATCTTAGAATAGGGATGAAGGATCTCCATTTCCAATTTTAATTCACTTTgcgttttgttttgttttattttatttatgactTGCTAAATTCTTCTTTTTTAGATAAAGTAACATTTGAAGTTCGATTCTACAAATTGTGAGATTTAATTGCTCTTAATCTTTTCTGTGTTCTTTGGTAAATGCACGTCTTTTGATTTAATTACAATTGTTCAAATTTGCTAAATATATGACCAGTATCTAAAAACTTAGAATAATTGCTTTGTGAGTTAGATAATTAGTCGATCAGTTGGTTTCTAATAACTGTGACAATTGCATAATAATTCGTGTAATCTGGGCATGCAGTCTAACTTAAATAAACCTTGATGTGCATTTGTTTGTTAGAATTAGGTCTGTTTTGTtctttaaaactatttataaattaaattcttaattgGTCGTTATAAGATTGTTTGTCAATAACAAAAGGTAAGAAGATATTATGTTACATGGGAATCATCGATAactataactaatttattaaaaaacattgaaatttatttttgcatCGATGTTCAAAC contains the following coding sequences:
- the LOC107939712 gene encoding zinc finger BED domain-containing protein RICESLEEPER 2 isoform X2 — protein: MDTTIPIPPAISLDKVSIQILYLLNLFNLFQRGLQAFEKAFESRDGYHFEPSLTKVEDLRYFMLKDCNIDVAVAICLQNRHTSDEVYIVEFYWPPIESEISKSLALRIFHDLKHMKTTFVTVKVQGPEIKFQEEAISSIPTSSNTAMPLKIAEEARDIHAIEINAHIEQIVETKRNKQRKSWSKVWVDFDKFEKHGKQVAKCKHCPKELTGSSKSGTTHLNNHSKVCPGKKKQHQESQLILPVDTNERSATFDQERSHLDLVKMVIRHQYPLDLAGQEAFKNFVKGLQPMYEFQSRDILLSDIHRIYNEEREKLQLYFDQLACKLNLTVSLWKNNHGKTAYCCLIAHFIDDGWELKMKILGLRKLEHVYDTKVVGGIIRSFVSEWNISKKVCSITVDNSFLNDGMVHQIRENCVSEQGSLSSAHWFISSTLLEDGFREMDSILSKLWKSIEYVTETTHGKLNFQEAVNQVKLQGGKSWHELSFKLESDSDILDSALRSREIFCKLEQIDDNFMLNLSKEEWEKAVTLQSCFKCFDDIKGTQSLTANLYFPKLCNIYEEFGQLKKSNHPFVRLMKRKFDNYWSLCNVAFTIAAALDPRLKFRSSCNETYDLESMMKLIRFRKVLMDVYFEYANEAKNLSASSSVLDDSNSLTAETTKDCIVSYFSKFASASNVKEVASQKSELDCYLEETLLPSDADILSWWRVNSQRFPTLAKMACDFLAIPVSVSSPCSNISAMTINPAYSSLDPESMEALVCSQNWLESTKENDGEHHEPMQNMDKRKRKMEENDTPTVKVFKNRPHEKASSNGDIASDFNKNDGSLSFDNWMEPQCSSSESVGEKAEIMEASVCNRDRLESSIGKTNHGSNIAAAIGIPYDEPPFNSNQLDRFQSSSSESDDETTLRKQGSWCREDVRTYLVSSFTNKEKKRLNRWKRSELSGKKIGRDKEFQLMGEKLTPLLMVPHCDETLLEYYIDDSVVNTYFKLLKKRSDKFPNVYIKHYSFDSLIATCLIEGSKSEDEVLAWFKDEKLRGVHKLFLPMCLSAHWVLFCVDTKEKKISWLDPIPSSRIMSNSVEKQKIFQWFALYLLPEFGHNDAEKWPFEVRTDIPKQENSIDCGVFVMKYGDCLMHGDFFPFTQKDMIHFRRRIFLDIYRGRLHGK
- the LOC107939712 gene encoding uncharacterized protein isoform X1, with the translated sequence MASSFSDTALNLLLSCAKAIEDGDLKRADACLHYILILADKRPYSYQTIVVKYFADALVRRAYGLHPASSYFAFPVDPAPYYHYNSCRINGVIKKVIGYALMGNRRLHLIDFSIPYYYRFQNSVLRTLPNFFGYPLSVRVSYILPPFLKEYVDLSRQMEFLTKDAVNVKLEDELKVVYGNSLAEVDECEIDFKRRRDDEMVVVYYKFKLEKLVRDAKAMERELVRLKEINPTIVIMLDFYSNHTHSNFLTCFKDSLQYSLKTVDYWAELHHNLGCKYGWECNMEAGEGNNIIRRQPTLTEWQHLFSMAGFSRIPLNHTKDNFSVEGEILLEIMGKEEECLILGYKGCPMFFLSAWKPKVEDGHYNSNSTSHKFGQGFNPNPLPPQPLQPFPEGLILNRLTALAEIHDISKNLCCKYKLSLALTGASKVNNMNEAILDPNKKHAFFFQIISCYAKDRKSYEFMFVSEYMIRGLQAFEKAFESRDGYHFEPSLTKVEDLRYFMLKDCNIDVAVAICLQNRHTSDEVYIVEFYWPPIESEISKSLALRIFHDLKHMKTTFVTVKVQGPEIKFQEEAISSIPTSSNTAMPLKIAEEARDIHAIEINAHIEQIVETKRNKQRKSWSKVWVDFDKFEKHGKQVAKCKHCPKELTGSSKSGTTHLNNHSKVCPGKKKQHQESQLILPVDTNERSATFDQERSHLDLVKMVIRHQYPLDLAGQEAFKNFVKGLQPMYEFQSRDILLSDIHRIYNEEREKLQLYFDQLACKLNLTVSLWKNNHGKTAYCCLIAHFIDDGWELKMKILGLRKLEHVYDTKVVGGIIRSFVSEWNISKKVCSITVDNSFLNDGMVHQIRENCVSEQGSLSSAHWFISSTLLEDGFREMDSILSKLWKSIEYVTETTHGKLNFQEAVNQVKLQGGKSWHELSFKLESDSDILDSALRSREIFCKLEQIDDNFMLNLSKEEWEKAVTLQSCFKCFDDIKGTQSLTANLYFPKLCNIYEEFGQLKKSNHPFVRLMKRKFDNYWSLCNVAFTIAAALDPRLKFRSSCNETYDLESMMKLIRFRKVLMDVYFEYANEAKNLSASSSVLDDSNSLTAETTKDCIVSYFSKFASASNVKEVASQKSELDCYLEETLLPSDADILSWWRVNSQRFPTLAKMACDFLAIPVSVSSPCSNISAMTINPAYSSLDPESMEALVCSQNWLESTKENDGEHHEPMQNMDKRKRKMEENDTPTVKVFKNRPHEKASSNGDIASDFNKNDGSLSFDNWMEPQCSSSESVGEKAEIMEASVCNRDRLESSIGKTNHGSNIAAAIGIPYDEPPFNSNQLDRFQSSSSESDDETTLRKQGSWCREDVRTYLVSSFTNKEKKRLNRWKRSELSGKKIGRDKEFQLMGEKLTPLLMVPHCDETLLEYYIDDSVVNTYFKLLKKRSDKFPNVYIKHYSFDSLIATCLIEGSKSEDEVLAWFKDEKLRGVHKLFLPMCLSAHWVLFCVDTKEKKISWLDPIPSSRIMSNSVEKQKIFQWFALYLLPEFGHNDAEKWPFEVRTDIPKQENSIDCGVFVMKYGDCLMHGDFFPFTQKDMIHFRRRIFLDIYRGRLHGK